The Vidua chalybeata isolate OUT-0048 unplaced genomic scaffold, bVidCha1 merged haplotype scaffold_234_ctg1, whole genome shotgun sequence genome includes the window taagatcctgcagtgatgtttggtgttcttgattgtagctgagcaaggggccacagtcggtgactctaggaaactgccagcgggcgaggcggccttcctcggcacgggacgtggattctcgtccccggacgtccgagagataagtggagggccgggaccctgcgaggggatggaagcgaggcgctgggagggcttttggaggcagctttggagatgggggtggccctttaggccacataaaggaaaagcctcacagtgctgaagtgctcagggcagagcagtgccggtgcacggtgtgtcacttgtctgtcgtgccttctgtgtcttttgccttagtcctttgaggggcttatcggaagcccgggcgtccatctttgcatctctcatctctgtgttcctcggccccgtgccgattccttcttacctttggctcgggagcccggacaggccttggagtagcatccggtcagatgtcttttgaggtcttgttctgggctgttctcgacagctgtgatttgtgacaattgtgacggcaaggatgcgttctagcagattaggactcgtagcgatgcggagatccgtagagcattctgacgctaggattctcgggcatccttctctgccttgcttggaataggtcattcagttagcatcttgttcctgcagggttctctgcgccttagaggctcgccatcagtctcagctaggtcatctcattctgcagtctctggctccctgagggcattcttctcgctcagagctttctccccctgttgtgtccccttgtttgtcttgttctgtgtcacgggtgtctgggtatttggtctggagctgctctgccctgctgcatagcctggtgtaggtctagaatggggcgtgtcctggggcctggaaatttgtaatgtggggtgtatttggactctagatgggatctgtagattgatgaaggctatctggagctgttaagttgtcctgcagtgctctgacttttgtcctcacgttctttcagacgcagccagatggaatccgtggcagagggccccgtcccgggtgagggggtcccccgagaaggtcagtcaccgtttgtctttgcagggggagtataaatggtgcctctgtattacagctattttctttgttgttatttttaggaactaaagccggatactagcggtcaaggtaagtgggcaaggtgagcagtgagcggtggcaggcagcagttgttcttgctccggtctcaattcccggtgcagctcttaggctccgtttttgtttgcgtgctctaggcggtccgctcgtattacgccgagacccccctcagcaacggggccgcagacccccgcttcatcactcccttcctcctccccctattcctgttctttgtctgtggaccctcccctcctctccctccctcgcAAACCCGACCCCCACTgccctgtccctatcccgctcctccgttttattcctcttctctccctcccctgtgcACCGtccctcttccccgctcccggcctttcccttgccctcccgctttcctccacagcccgacctCCCTCCCTACCCTTTTTCATGCCCTGCTActagccctcttctcttcccgtcgccccgttccttctttccccgcagccgcggggccgggggcgccggagaataaagcccagagggccggagcccggcgcccctgggcccttgcgggagtccccgcacggggccggaggctctcggcggatccccccgtgccggtcaaaccccgcccggccccgccggacctgcggctttgccggcatcgcgctgagagcggtccccgctctgtgccgtgccgtccgtgccgcgtccccgccgtctctgccgctccctctctctgcccctcgcccgtgacagtgaggctgggcaggagcttcgacccttctgggggctgcccccttttcttgttgcggcagagtccctttcgCGGGGaatgtacatgtggaaagggatggaagcaagtgctgggctgctgtccagggcagttaagactcgttctgtgccttctttgggggccaggaaaaaggggtgaaggctcggggctctggtgtcatttggggcaccctaAGGTCCCTAGGAGAGTGAGGCACGCTGcggcggaggagcaggtgggtggcgAATGAGGGGGGGTCATGCCGGGTGCCGTCCCCCCGAGggacccaaagctgccccaaaatgcacagggagggggGGTGTGTAGAATACTACTAAATCCTGGCAAATGTTtcgtttttataggtattggtaaaaataggaaagtattgctaaattcatttggaatGAAAGCCCCATGTATGCGCTGTGAGGATGTAATGTACAAttaatatatgtgtatatataaatataaatataaaatagaaaaaaatacaaaatcacagaaatcgATACAATACCTAATAGATATTCTAGTGTATATGTCTTATTATACCACATTACatgtaatatattatatatatctaaatatagtatgtcaatatactgtaatataatataCAAGAgcatgtaaatgtaaatatcaaaagcatgaatatagaaatattcaaatatagtttaaaataaaaggatttttaaaattttgtatttgttaGTAGGCCGggtttttattgtaaaaattagaaatataaataaattagaaatcTATGTATAGAAGTATATCATACGTACATTAAAatctatataaaaattaaaatgtaagtaAATAGAAGTATTAGCAGTATGTatgaaatataatatatatatattattttatctaTCTTGTTAtcttattatatatattatatacatttataaatataatcCACCAATAGAAAGTATAAATAcgataaaaatatttaaatattgtttaaataaagggcttttttggtttttatttggttctaggcagggtttttatttaaaaaaatatgaatatacattttattttgatagaattctaaatataaaaatatataatcaatgtataaagatagatataaaaatataaaatataagtaaaataAGTAATAGGAAGAGATAGAATATAAATAACGACATATATCAATCTacctttaaaatgcaaatttgaatATAAATGCGAAAAATATATAGATAAATTTACAAAcagtttaaaagaaagtttggggtttttttttaggtttttactTGGATAGAtgcagggattttatttttaaaaatataaaccttttagaaatatcaatctaaatatagaaatatgtaatcaatatattaagacatgcataaaaatataaaataaaataaactttaagtaatatgaatgaatgtaagaaattataaaattatcattatacatcagtatacattttaaatcaaaatgtgaatataaatataaaaaatataaaaataatatagattgaaatatagcttaaaagaaaagattttttattttggttattattgggttagaggcaggtttttttttttttttttggtcggTGTTTTTCGGTTTCGTGCGGGATGTTTAGGGGCATTTATTGCAGAGGATGTTTTGAAGGGGGTCGCGCCTGTTCTTCTTTGCGGGCcttccccgcctgcagccccagggcgggCGGCAGTGCCGCCGCCTTGTGGCCAGAGTGCAGTACTGCAGCCCTCGCCCGAGGTcctcccgcggccgccaccTTGGGAGTGGGTTGTCGCGGACTCGCTTGACCTTCCCAATATGGCGGcaaaaaaaggcgggaaaaagGAGGACCACGGTCTGTTtactgcactgcctgcacgCCCCCCTGAcgccggcgccgccccgcgggATTTTTTTCGCTTTTTCCCGTGTCGTGGCCACGGACTGTGAGCTCAGCGGCTGTGCAGGCGGTCAGGTTTTGAGCGGGCGCCGACAGGCATCGGCAAAAAACGCCTCTCCCTTCCGAGGGCCTCACGCGGCCGCCATCCTGAAACTGTCGCGGCGGCCGGGACACTCTTGACCTTCTCAATATGgcggatagaaaaaaaaaaaaaaaaaaaaaaaaaaaaaaaaaaaagcgcggGAAAATCGTGGTCCGCGTGCTGCACTGCCCGCGCGCCACgcaggggccgccccgccgggattTCCCGCGGCCTTGCCAGTACTGCGGACACGGGCTGTTGCCACACTTGCGCCGCGGGCGGGTgggtttcaggcagcatttttcttttaaataagagatcgttaatattaatatcatagAGCTAGAATTTGCTtacaggcagggcttttattttaaagaacagaactatttttgcaatagaaatatagaaatgtatattaatatatctggatatataaaaagataaaatataaataaatagaagtcataggaagaagatatttaatatagaatcgAAATAACATCATGCATCAATATACATGATAAATGGGAAtgtgaaaagtataaatatgaaagatagttctagagagtttaaaagaaaaggattttggaggggttttattgggttagaggcagtgtgttttagtttgtgtgcGGGTGTTTTtgggccatttatttttcaggatttttccaaggggatcgcccctgttcttttctgcctcccttccctccgggcgagcggcagcccccggctgTGGCCGGCGGCGGTGCTGCCGCCTTGTGGACAGAGAGCGGTACTGCAGCCCCCCCCAGCCAGCGCCCTGCCCCTCGCCGCTGGGTGCCGGCTGAGGGGGGAAGGACGGCTGCCGAGCGTGGGAAGGGCGAGGCGCGGGAGGGAGCGAGCGGCAAGCGGGGCGGTGTCTGTAAATagaggggaggggtgaaggagaTTCGGGACAGCAAAGGGACCCGATGACTGAGAAGAACGGCAGCGGCgagggcggcccggcggggccgctttcggcgggcggcggaggcgcggtcgcagcgctcacgggccgggggcggcgggcggggggcgagcgGCGTCGGAACAGGGCTGCACTCCCCTTTCCCGATCCCCGCGCGCGTCCCTCTCTAGACGCTGGAAGCGACCGCGTGCCGGAAAATGCCGCCGGGGCGGCGCgcaggcggcggagcggggccccggctttccccgcccctcctgccgccatctttggaaggtcaagcgagccgtccccgtcccgccgcgtCGCTGTCTCGTCCCGCCGCgttcccgccgcctccccgtgCTTCCCCGCCGTCTCCACTCTGACACGATCCGCCCCCGTCCCGGACCCCCTccgctgcagggaaatgcaggagaacgcGAAAGCATCGGGGCAGAGCAGCCGCTGGAGGTGCCCGAGCCGTCTCCCCCTTGCCCGCAGGGCCGGAGTTGCCCACCGCCGGCAGCTGACAGCTACGCTGACAGCACGGGCGGCTCCGGCACACGCTTTGCCTCGCTGTGTTCCGGTGCCGTGCTGCTGCGGGAGGACGGGGCCAGCGCTccaaaggccagagcagagcgctGGCGAATGGGAGGCGAGGAAGGCTTGGGCTAAGGATGGATTGCAACCGGGCTGCCTGTAAGTGCGCAGAGAGACCTTTGTCATCCACGCTGCCAAAAGGAGCACCTGGTACACCCTATAGGTGTGCCTTGTGTTTCacgtgttttcatttcctgtttgtgtcatcccaaaaagcagggacggagcaaatgggactggttcccactgttgctgtgtgaaggctttttacaggctgctgtattgatgtcatctttttttcaccccaagtttggcttttcccatgcttttcccGTAGCTGCTGCATTGGGTGttcccaggagggctgggttcctcagcaggggtctTAGGAGTTGCTGtggattctgatttttctgaagctgtatggAGGCGTGCTAGCgaatcagctcttttctctcctgaaaagctttccatctaTGTCCACCCGTGcgtctctgtgttttaatcacGTAGCCGGACGCGCTGAGGTTTTTACTTTCTAAGCCAAAAGCTGAGGCAGATGAccgtttgctttgtgtgtgtgaggagtggcatttgtgctggagagctgcggtTGGGAACAAAAGATGGACTTAATGTGCTCTGGGGACGGGCACGGGAGGAAACgcacagaaaggcaaggcagtgatgattgcggaggagaaatgagaggtggTT containing:
- the LOC128783364 gene encoding uncharacterized protein LOC128783364 isoform X3; translated protein: MTEKNGSGEGGPAGPLSAGGGGAVAALTGRGRRAGGERRRNRAALPFPDPRARPSLDAGSDRVPENAAGAARRRRSGAPAFPAPPAAIFGRSSEPSPSRRVAVSSRRVPAASPCFPAVSTLTRSAPVPDPLRCREMQENAKASGQSSRWRCPSRLPLARRAGVAHRRQLTATLTARAAPAHALPRCVPVPCCCGRTGPALQRPEQSAGEWEARKAWAKDGLQPGCLSVLESGRRVPAGCRVLGGHRALTLARWAVRFLSHRFPGVLILTSPKPQASLPGPLPLPYLLDAVQNGIRQPSLRGARVHKGKEIPSVTPVFGPEEGTRFSPAFLQF
- the LOC128783364 gene encoding uncharacterized protein LOC128783364 isoform X2, whose product is MTEKNGSGEGGPAGPLSAGGGGAVAALTGRGRRAGGERRRNRAALPFPDPRARPSLDAGSDRVPENAAGAARRRRSGAPAFPAPPAAIFGRSSEPSPSRRVAVSSRRVPAASPCFPAVSTLTRSAPVPDPLRCREMQENAKASGQSSRWRCPSRLPLARRAGVAHRRQLTATLTARAAPAHALPRCVPVPCCCGRTGPALQRPEQSAGEWEARKAWAKDGLQPGCLSVLESGRRVPAGCRVLGGHRALTLARWAVRFLSHRFPGVLILTSPKPQASLPGPLPLPYLLDAVQNGIRQPSLRFTFSLTLCAARVAQQILKPEEHVYIRVKRFLLSHRYLDLRKVPGFLQLFYSFDFERTRSCAVYAL
- the LOC128783364 gene encoding uncharacterized protein LOC128783364 isoform X1, producing the protein MTEKNGSGEGGPAGPLSAGGGGAVAALTGRGRRAGGERRRNRAALPFPDPRARPSLDAGSDRVPENAAGAARRRRSGAPAFPAPPAAIFGRSSEPSPSRRVAVSSRRVPAASPCFPAVSTLTRSAPVPDPLRCREMQENAKASGQSSRWRCPSRLPLARRAGVAHRRQLTATLTARAAPAHALPRCVPVPCCCGRTGPALQRPEQSAGEWEARKAWAKDGLQPGCLSVLESGRRVPAGCRVLGGHRALTLARWAVRFLSHRFPGVLILTSPKPQASLPGPLPLPYLLDAVQNGIRQPSLRFTFSLTLCAARVAQQILKPEEHVYIRVKRFLLSHRYLDLRKVPGFLQLFYSFDFEYKTARVDPQISWGRAA